The Asticcacaulis sp. EMRT-3 region CGTGTATTTGCCGACGATGGCAATCGATACTTCGCCGTCGGGATACTGGTAGCGCTGGGTAATGTCTTTCCACATCGACAGGTCGGGTTCGGGCGCGTCCTCGATGCCAAAAACGCTCAGCACTTCCGTATCCAGACCCTGCCGGTGGTAATCGAGCGGCACGGCATAGATGTTTTCTGAATCCATCGCCTGTATGACGGCGGTTTCGCGCACATTACAGAACAGCCCGATCTTGCGGCGTTCTTCAGGCGGTATCTCCTGCTCGCAGCGGCACAGCAGGATGTCGGGCTGGATGCCGATCGAGCGCAGTTCCTTAACCGAGTGCTGGGTCGGCTTGGTCTTCATCTCGCCGGCGGTCTTGACGAAGGGCAGCAGGGTCAGGTGGATGAAGCAGGCCTGACGGCGCGGCAGTTCCTGACCGAGTTGGCGGATGGCCTCGAAAAAGGGCAGACCCTCGATGTCGCCGACCGTGCCGCCGATTTCGACAAGGATAAAATCGGCGTCGCCCTGATCGGACACGACGAACGACTTGATCTGGTCGGTGACGTGCGGCACCACCTGCACGGTGGCGCCCAGATAATCGCCGCGCCGTTCTTTTTCGATGATGTTGGAATAGATGCGGCCGGTGGTAATATTGTCGGTCTTGCGCGCATTGACGCCGGTAAAGCGCTCATAGTGGCCGAGGTCGAGATCGGTTTCGGCACCATCGTCGGTGACGAAAACCTCGCCGTGCTGATAGGGGCTCATCGTGCCGGGATCGACGTTCAGATAAGGGTCGAGCTTGCGCAGGCGCACCTTGAAGCCACGCGCCTGAAGCAGGGCTCCCAGCGCCGCCGAAGCCAACCCCTTGCCGAGCGAGGACACCACCCCGCCAGTGATAAAGACAAAACGCGCCATATCCGATGTCATCCTGGAATGAGCTAGACTAATATCAAAAGCAACCCATGAGGTACACTAACCTCATGGGCTGAAATAAACGGAATTTCAAACTGCGCTTAGCGCGCGGCGGAAGAACTGGCGGCGGACGATGCCGGGGCCTTCGACGCATTAGCCGTATGAGCGGCGCTGGACGAAGATTCCCAGATCGCATTCTTGGCGGCTTCAACCTGCTTTTGTGAAGACTTGACCTGCGGCAAAACAACCGGCGGCGGCAGGGCGCTCAGCCCGCCCGTGACCGGCTTCGACGCAGGCTGGTTGGCGGCTTGCGGCTGCACCGGTGCGCCGGTCGGCAGGTCGTTCAGCGACGGCATGGAGGCGCTGGAAGAGGCCGCTGCGGCCGCTTGCGGCGCGGTGGAGGGTGTCAGGGTCAGGCCGGACGTATCGACCTGATCGACCGCCGAGCTGACGCGGTTATGTATATTGCCAACAATGGTGAGGCCAATGCAGTTGGCGAAGAACAGAAAGGCCAGAATGCCGGTGGCGCGGGTCAGCAGATTACCGGCACCGCGCGCCGACATGAAACCGCCGCCACCGCCGCCCATGCCCAGCGCTCCGCCTTCGGATTGCTGGATAAGAATCAAGCCACCCATGGCGAGGCAGATGATGATCTGGGCAGTGAGCAGGATACCAAAAAGCATGTCAGGTCTTTATATTGCATTCAAAAGTCGCTCGCCCTTAGCATCCCTCATGGCGCTTGGCCATAGGTGATGTGAAGGGGCATTACAGATTTATGGCGCGGGCAGAGGTTTGCAACCAGCCCGAAAAAGAAATTTACGCTCAGTCCGTAGCTGCCACGATCGGCATGAAGGTCTCGACGGTCAGCGAAGCCCCGCCGATCAGGGCGCCATTGATTCCCTCCAGCGACAGGAGATGGCGCGCATTCGACGGATTGACCGAACCGCCATACAGAATATGGCCAACAAAGCCGTTGCCGAATCGCTGGTCGAGATGCTGGTGGATGATGGCGATCGCCTCGCGGATCTGGTCATCTGAGGCCGCAAGCCCGGTGCCGATGGCCCAGACAGGCTCGTAGGAGACGTGAAAACTGGCGTCTTTCAGTTCATCGGGCAGGCTGTCGCTCAGTTGGCGGCGCAACACCTGCGCCGTCAGCCCGGCCTGACGCTGGTCGAGGGTTTCACCGATACAGATGATCGGCTCGATACCGGCGCGCAGGGCGGCGCGCGCTTTGCGCGCCACCAGAGCACAGGGTTCGAGATGACCGTGGCGGCGCTCGCTGTGACCCAGTATGACCATGCTGGCCCCGGAATCCTTCAGCATGGCCGCGGAAATATCGCCCGTATAGGGGCCGAAATCGGCATGGTGGCAATCCTGCCCGCCAAGCCGGACGCCGGTTCCGGCCAGGGCTTCGGCCATCAGGGGCAAGAGGGTGACCGGCGGAAAAAGGGCGATAACGCCATTGGCATGTTTGCGGCTTTGCGCAGCTATGGTTTGCGCCACCGGAAGCGCGGCTTTTGTACCGTTCATCTTCCAGTTGGCGGCAATCAGATGTGTTTGTGGCATTAAACGTCTTTTTTTTTGTGGTTTCTTTTATCCGGGCCGCGAATGCGCGAACCCTTGATGAGCATAGACTGCGGCCCGGTTTGAGGCCAAGCGGAAAAAGCCAATAAAAGCTTGAAAGCAACAAATTCCCTTTGTAACAGCCTTATTCGTGCCGTAAGACACGGCCACATAGCGACGCGATACGGCCATTATAGCTTCAGGGACTTGAAGACACCCGATGATCAGCCTTTTCAGAGATTTCACCAAATCATGGGTATTCACCGCCATCATGGCGCTGCTGATCCTGTCCTTCGCGGTGTTCGGCCTGCGCGACGTTTTCGGTTCGGCCAATACCGACTATGTGGTGACGGCGGGCTCGCGCCACGTAACGAGCGACGATTTCAAAGCCAGAATCGATCAGTACAAGGCGCAATATGCACAGAAAAACAACGGTCAGACCTTTACGAATCAGGAATTCGTGACCTCCGGCAGCTATTTGCAGGCGCTCGACAGCATTGCCGACGAAACGGCCTTTTCCGCCTGGCTCGACAAGCTGAACATCAAGGCCACGCCGAAGATGATCGTGGCGCAACTGGCCAAGATCCCGGCCTTCTTCAATTCGGTGACCGGCCGCTTCGACAAGGACACCTATCGTCAGCGTCTGGCCGAAAACCAGATGACCCAGCAGCAGTTCGAAAGCAATATGGCCGACGAACTGGCCGTACAGCAATATACACATGCGGCTTTGGGCGGACTGCACGCGCCGCGCATCCTGTCAGCCGTCGAGGCTGCCTATGAGGAACAGTCGCGCGATGTCCGCGTCTTCACCCTGTCGCCCAATAATGTCGCCCATCCTGCTCCGCCTACCGATGCGCAGATCGCCGACTATTACAAGGCGCACCTTCAGCAATTGCAATTGCCGGAATTGCGCACGGCTTCGGTGATCCGTTTCTCGGCCAGCGATTACGAAAAGTCGGTGCCGGTCACCGATGCCGACCTGCAAAAGCTGTACAACCAGGAACTGCCGACGCTGAAAACCCCCGAAACCCGCTCTTTCGTCGAAATCACCGCGCCGGATGAAGCCGCCGCCAAGGCGATTTCCGCTGACCTGAAGGCTGGCAAGTCGCCGGATGACGCCGCCAAGGCGCACAAGGGCAATGTGATCAGCTTTGACAACAAGACGCAGGACGATGTGCCCGACGCCGCCATCGCCGCCAGCGCCTTTGGCATGGCGTCCGGCGATGTGTCTGGCGCGCTCAAGGGCAGCCTCGGCTATGCCGTCGTCAAGATGGGCGACATCAAGCCCGGCACCACGCCTTCATTTGAAAGCCTGCGCGCCAAGCTGACCGATGATTATCGCAAGAGCGCCGCCGCCGATAAGGTCAATGATCTCGTCCACAAGTTCCAGGACGCCCATGACGCCGGTGATGATTTCAAAACCAGCGCCGCCAAGCTGGGCCTGACCATCACCCAGCTTCAGCCGATGACCGCTCAGGGCAAGACCGGCAATCCGCAGGTCGATTATTCGCCATATACCGACCTGGTGAAGGACGTGTATGACCTGTCCGCCGTCGGTGCCACCTCGGATGTCGAGCGCATGAGCGATGGCGAATATTTCGCCCTCAGGCTCGATGCGATCAAGCCTGCCGGCCCGCCGCCGCTCGCCGAGGTCAAGAACGATCTGGCGCGCTATTACATGATGGAAAAGATGGGTGACGCCGTGAAAGCCAAGGCTGACGAAGCCAAGGCGCGCCTCGACAAGGGCGAAGATTTCGCCAAGGTGGCCGCCGCCTATAATGCCCCGATCCAGACCCTGACCGCGCTCGACCGCAACAAGGCGCAGCAGGCCAAACTGCCCGATGCTATGGCCAACAGCATTTTTCTGGGTCAGGCTGGCGATACGTTCGAAGCCGCCGCCGACACATCCGGTCTTGCCTATGCCATCGGCCATATCGACGCCGTGCATCAGGCCGATCCGAAAACCGCCAATATACTGGCGGCCTCGGCCAGTGATCAGATGTCGCAGATGATCGCGCGCGATCTGGCCGGGATCACGCAATCGACGGCGCGCACCCTGGTCAAGACCAAGACCTATCCGTTGGCCGCCATCAAGGCGCTGGGCGTGACACCGCCCGCCACCACCAAGGATGGCGCGAAGGATAAGGGCGCTGATAAGGACAAGTCGTGATTTCCATGACCATGAGCGTTTCTGATAATGTCGGTGGCGCGTCGCAAAGCGCCTTTCTGGAAGCCTATGCAGCGGGTAAGCCCGGCCTGGTGTGGCGTCGCCTGATCGATGATCTCGAAACGCCCGTTTCGGCCTATCTGAAGCTGTCGCAGAACCGCCCGTTCAGCTTTTTGTTTGAATCGGTGGAAGGCGGTGCCTTGTCGGGCCGTTATTCGATCCTCACCCTGTCACCCGATCTGGTGTGGCGCTGTTTCGGCGAACGGGCCGAGATCGCGCGCGGTTCGGCGGTCGAAACCGCCGACTACAGCCCCGAATCTCTGCCGACGCTCCAATCGCTGCGCGCGCTCGTGGCGACCAACCGGATGGAGATTCCCGAAGGCCTGCCGCCGATGGTGTCGGGCCTGTTCGGTGTGTTCGGCTATGACATGATCCGCCTGACCGAACCCCTGGGCGCGGCCAATCCCGATCCGCTTGACCTGCCCGACGCCGTGATGGTGCGGCCCACCGTGGTGTGCGTCTTCGATAATGTAGCGCACGAAATCCTGTTGGCCAGCCCGGTCTGGCCCGATGAAAAGTCCGCTCAGGCGGCCTATGATGTAGCGCAAGGCCGTCTCGACGCGGTCGAGGCCGATCTGCGCGTACCGCTGGCCGCCCAGCCCGCAGCGCAGGATCATAGGCAGGAGCCTCTGATGTCGCCCACCTCACCGCTTGATTATGGTAGCATGGTCGAGCGCTCCAAGGCCTATATAGCGGCGGGCGATGTTTTTCAGGTGGTGCCCAGCCATCGCTTTGAGGCGCCCTACCCGCTTGATCCGTTTGCCTTTTATCGCAGTCTTCGCCGTCATAACCCTTCGCCCTATCTCTACTATCTTAATTTCGGCGACTTCCAGCTTGCGGGCTCCTCGCCGGAAATCCTGGTGCGGGTACGCGATGGCAAGCTGACCATCCGCCCGATCGCCGGCACGCGGCCACGCGGCAAGACTCCCGCCGAAGACAAGGCGCTGGAAGACGAACTGCTGGCCGATCCGAAGGAATTGTCCGAACATCTGATGCTGCTCGATCTGGGCCGCAATGATGTCGGCCGGGTCGCCAAACCGGCCACGGTGCGCGTCACCGAAAAATTCATCATCGAGCGCTACAGCCACGTCATGCACATCGTCTCGAACGTCGAAGGTGATGCGCCGGATACGCTCGATGCCGTCGATGCCCTGCTGGCCGCCCTGCCCGCCGGCACCCTGTCGGGCGCGCCCAAGGTGCGGGCGATGGAGATCATCGACGAACTGGAATCGGTCAAGCGCGGCGTCGTCTATGGCGGCGGCGTCGGCTATATTTCCAGCGCGGGTTCGGTGGACATCTGCATCGTGCTGCGCACCGCCCTGTTCAGGGATCGGATGATGTATGTCCAGGCGGGCGCGGGCGTGGTCGCCGACAGCGTGCCGCAAAAGGAATATGAGGAAACCTGCCACAAGGCGGGCGCTCTCATCCGCGCAGCACAGGATGCCTGGCGTTACAGCTATCAGAAAAACTAGCGTATAGGCTCGCTGCCCGGCGTTACCGGCTTGGCCGGATCGGCGTCAGGGAAGGCGCTGCCGGAAAGCTGAAAATCGGCGGAAACCGGCGCTGCGGCAGGTGTGATCGCGGCCTTCTTCGCAGGCATTACCAGACTGGCCAGCATGGAGGCGGCGGCGAACAGGGCCAGCACCGCCAGCAGGATCGCCAGACCTGACGGCGTGGGTTTGCGCCGCTCCAGCAGGTTTGAAGCGGCGTGAAGGCGGTCATCGAAAAGCGGGGCTGAGGAAGCAGGCATGTCGACTCGTCGGTTCGATTGGCAATGAAGATCACGCTAGGGCGATTTGGTTAACGAAATTTTGCCTGACATTAACCATAACACCGATAAATCCGCCTTCCAATGCTGCGCCCGCATCTTGCCGCTTGGAAAATCAGCCATATGTTCGTAAACAGCGCTGAATACGCATTTTAGAACGGCTCCAAGGAGCAACAGGTCATGATTCTGGTCATCGATAATTACGACAGCTTCACCTATAATCTCGTTCATTATCTGGCCGAGCTTGGCGCGGAAACGCAAGTGTATCGCAATGACGCCCTGAGCGTGCAGGACGCGCTGGCGCTGAAGCCCAGAGCCATCCTGCTGTCACCCGGCCCATGCGCGCCCGATCAGGCCGGTATCTGTCTGCCGCTCCTGCGCGCCGCGCCCGAAGACATGCCCATTCTTGGCGTCTGCCTCGGCCACCAGTCAATCGGTCAGGCCTATGGCGGTGATGTGATCCGCGCCAAAAGCCTGATGCACGGCAAGACCAGCCCGATCCATCACAATAATAAGGGCCTGTTCAGGGACATGCCCGATCCGTTCACCGCTACGCGCTATCATTCGCTGGCCGTCAAGCGTGAAACCCTGCCCGACGAACTGGAAATCACCGCCTGGACCGAAGACGGCGAGATCATGGGGCTGCAACACCGCACGCGCCCAATTCATGGCGTGCAATTCCACCCTGAATCGATCGCCACCGAGGGCGGCCACCAGTTGCTGGCCAATTTCCTCGCGCTGGCCGGTATCGAAAGCCACAATCTCTATGTCTGACGCCTTCAAACCCCTACTGGCCCGACTGGCCGACGGATCAACGCTCGATGAGGCCGACGCCGAATCGTTCTTCACTGCCTGCCTGCGTGGCGAACCAACGCCTGCACAGGTAGCGGCGGCGGTGACGGCAATAAAAATACGCGGCGAAACCGTAGGCGAAATCGCCGCCTCTGCCCGCGCCATGCGCAAGGCCGCCATCCATCTCGATCACCCTTATGATGTCATCGACGTGTGCGGTACGGGCGGCGATGGCCTGCATACACTCAATATCTCAACCGCCGTCGGTTTCGTGGCGGCGGGCGGCGGGCTGAAAGTGGCCAAGCATGGCAACCGCGCCATCACCTCGAAATCGGGCACAGCCGATGTGCTGGCGGCGCTCGGCGTCAATCTGGAAGCGACACTCGATCAGCAGCGCACGGCGCTCGATGAGGCGGGCATCTGCTTCATGTTCGCTCAGGCCCATCACGGTGCGATGCGTCATGTGTCGCCGATCCGTCAGCAGCTCGGCTTTCGCACCATCTTCAACCTGCTGGGCCCCTTGAGCAATCCGGCAGGCGCTAAGCGTCAGGTGATGGGCGTGCCGTCCTTGCGCTTTGTTGAGCCGATTGCGCAGGCGCTTGGCCAGTTGGGGGCGGTCAGGGCGTGGGCCGTGCATGGTTCGGGCCTCGATGAACTGACCACGACGGGCGAAACCGACGTGGCTGAATATCATAACGGCTTTGTGCGCCTGTTCAAAATTACACCGGAAGCCGTGGGCCTGCCGCGCGCCGCTCTGGCTGATCTGATCGGTGGCGCACCCGATCATAATGCCCGCGAACTGACTGATCTGCTCGACGGTAAAAAAAGCGCCTATCGTGACATCGTCATGCTCAATGCCGCCGCTGCCTTTCTGGTGGCCGACAAGGTCGAAACCCTGCGCGAAGGTATTGCTCTGGCAGGCGATGTGATTGATCAGGGCCGGGCGCGGGCTGCGCTGGCGGCGCTGATCCGCGCCACCCCGCCTCTGGAGACGACATGACCGATATTCTTGAACGCATCGCCAATTATAAGCGCGAAGAGGTGGCGGCGCGCCAAAAAGCTGTCA contains the following coding sequences:
- a CDS encoding aminodeoxychorismate/anthranilate synthase component II; protein product: MILVIDNYDSFTYNLVHYLAELGAETQVYRNDALSVQDALALKPRAILLSPGPCAPDQAGICLPLLRAAPEDMPILGVCLGHQSIGQAYGGDVIRAKSLMHGKTSPIHHNNKGLFRDMPDPFTATRYHSLAVKRETLPDELEITAWTEDGEIMGLQHRTRPIHGVQFHPESIATEGGHQLLANFLALAGIESHNLYV
- a CDS encoding peptidylprolyl isomerase; the encoded protein is MISLFRDFTKSWVFTAIMALLILSFAVFGLRDVFGSANTDYVVTAGSRHVTSDDFKARIDQYKAQYAQKNNGQTFTNQEFVTSGSYLQALDSIADETAFSAWLDKLNIKATPKMIVAQLAKIPAFFNSVTGRFDKDTYRQRLAENQMTQQQFESNMADELAVQQYTHAALGGLHAPRILSAVEAAYEEQSRDVRVFTLSPNNVAHPAPPTDAQIADYYKAHLQQLQLPELRTASVIRFSASDYEKSVPVTDADLQKLYNQELPTLKTPETRSFVEITAPDEAAAKAISADLKAGKSPDDAAKAHKGNVISFDNKTQDDVPDAAIAASAFGMASGDVSGALKGSLGYAVVKMGDIKPGTTPSFESLRAKLTDDYRKSAAADKVNDLVHKFQDAHDAGDDFKTSAAKLGLTITQLQPMTAQGKTGNPQVDYSPYTDLVKDVYDLSAVGATSDVERMSDGEYFALRLDAIKPAGPPPLAEVKNDLARYYMMEKMGDAVKAKADEAKARLDKGEDFAKVAAAYNAPIQTLTALDRNKAQQAKLPDAMANSIFLGQAGDTFEAAADTSGLAYAIGHIDAVHQADPKTANILAASASDQMSQMIARDLAGITQSTARTLVKTKTYPLAAIKALGVTPPATTKDGAKDKGADKDKS
- the trpD gene encoding anthranilate phosphoribosyltransferase, producing the protein MSDAFKPLLARLADGSTLDEADAESFFTACLRGEPTPAQVAAAVTAIKIRGETVGEIAASARAMRKAAIHLDHPYDVIDVCGTGGDGLHTLNISTAVGFVAAGGGLKVAKHGNRAITSKSGTADVLAALGVNLEATLDQQRTALDEAGICFMFAQAHHGAMRHVSPIRQQLGFRTIFNLLGPLSNPAGAKRQVMGVPSLRFVEPIAQALGQLGAVRAWAVHGSGLDELTTTGETDVAEYHNGFVRLFKITPEAVGLPRAALADLIGGAPDHNARELTDLLDGKKSAYRDIVMLNAAAAFLVADKVETLREGIALAGDVIDQGRARAALAALIRATPPLETT
- a CDS encoding CTP synthase; protein product: MARFVFITGGVVSSLGKGLASAALGALLQARGFKVRLRKLDPYLNVDPGTMSPYQHGEVFVTDDGAETDLDLGHYERFTGVNARKTDNITTGRIYSNIIEKERRGDYLGATVQVVPHVTDQIKSFVVSDQGDADFILVEIGGTVGDIEGLPFFEAIRQLGQELPRRQACFIHLTLLPFVKTAGEMKTKPTQHSVKELRSIGIQPDILLCRCEQEIPPEERRKIGLFCNVRETAVIQAMDSENIYAVPLDYHRQGLDTEVLSVFGIEDAPEPDLSMWKDITQRYQYPDGEVSIAIVGKYTVLKDAYKSLIEALYHGGMANNVRVNIDWVESETFEGEPDLVRQRLENVHAILVPGGFGERGAQGKIDAARFAREHEIPYFGICFGMQMAVLEAARHMAEIKEASSTEFGHTSEPVVGLMTEWLSGNELTQRAAGGNLGGTMRLGAFDARLREGSKVAEIYGTTDINERHRHRYEVNRDYIARLETVGLKFSGMSPDGLLPEIVERDDHPWFIGVQYHPELKSRPFAPHPLFSSFVAAAKVKSRLF
- the tpiA gene encoding triose-phosphate isomerase — protein: MPQTHLIAANWKMNGTKAALPVAQTIAAQSRKHANGVIALFPPVTLLPLMAEALAGTGVRLGGQDCHHADFGPYTGDISAAMLKDSGASMVILGHSERRHGHLEPCALVARKARAALRAGIEPIICIGETLDQRQAGLTAQVLRRQLSDSLPDELKDASFHVSYEPVWAIGTGLAASDDQIREAIAIIHQHLDQRFGNGFVGHILYGGSVNPSNARHLLSLEGINGALIGGASLTVETFMPIVAATD
- the secG gene encoding preprotein translocase subunit SecG; this encodes MLFGILLTAQIIICLAMGGLILIQQSEGGALGMGGGGGGFMSARGAGNLLTRATGILAFLFFANCIGLTIVGNIHNRVSSAVDQVDTSGLTLTPSTAPQAAAAASSSASMPSLNDLPTGAPVQPQAANQPASKPVTGGLSALPPPVVLPQVKSSQKQVEAAKNAIWESSSSAAHTANASKAPASSAASSSAAR